One region of Danio rerio strain Tuebingen ecotype United States chromosome 5, GRCz12tu, whole genome shotgun sequence genomic DNA includes:
- the si:ch211-271e10.3 gene encoding uncharacterized protein LOC564884: MDKFIGDFQRRLHKEVYGLKEVTILEHCGFILYFCLITSRAGTDIDAAIRTLMLVQADKQVIIAVLYPTIDPEKTIPDSNNAIKRENTYLVDFLFNEDEGFMNCQKNIDAIKKLAWYIKSKNLTSYYLQNYGIPRTYTYQNGEDFLFPTRGHSGHRFGGDFWQKNRVACTVIVGVVIFGILLWIILDVLF, from the exons ATGGATAAGTTTATAGGAGATTTTCAGAGACGTCTTCATAAGGAAGTATATGGCCTGAAGGAGGTCACTATCCTTGAGCATTGTGGTTTCATACTGTATTTCTGCCTCATTACTTCTCGTGCTGGAACTGACATTGATGCTGCAATCAGGACTCTTATGCTTGTGCAAG CTGACAAACAAGTCATCATTGCTGTGCTTTATCCTACAATTGACCCTGAGAAAACCATACCAGACAGCAACAATGCTATAAAGAGAGAGAACACATATCTAGTCGACTTTCTGTTCAACGAGGATGAAGGGTTCATGAATTGTCAGAAGAATATAGATGCAATCAAGAAACTTGCATGGTACATCAAGTCCAAG AATCTGACTTCATATTACTTGCAAA ATTATGGAATTCCACGTACATACACATACCAGAATGGAGAAGATTTTCTCTTCCCCACCAGAGGACACAGTGGACACAGATTCGGTGGAGATTTTTGGCAAAAAAATCGTGTTGCTTGTACTGTTATCGTTGGTGTTGTCATTTTCGGCATTCTTCTGTGGATAATTCTAGATGTATTGTTTTGA
- the LOC564808 gene encoding uncharacterized protein isoform X1 — MDKFIEDFQRRLHKEVYGLREVTILEHCGFIMYFCLITSRAGTDIDAAIRNLMLVQADKQVIIAVLYSAIDPEKTIPDSNNAIKRENTYLVDFLFNEDEGFMNCQKNKDAIKKLASYIKSKNLTSYYLQNYEIPRTYTYQVGENFPFPTRRHSGHRFSGDFWKKNRVACTVFAGVVICGILLWIILDVLF, encoded by the exons ATGGATAAGTTCATAGAAGATTTTCAGAGACGTCTTCATAAGGAAGTATATGGCCTGAGGGAGGTCACTATCCTTGAGCATTGTGGTTTCATAATGTATTTCTGCCTCATTACTTCTCGTGCTGGAACTGACATTGATGCTGCAATCAGGAATCTTATGCTTGTGCAAG CTGACAAACAAGTCATCATTGCTGTGCTTTATTCTGCAATTGACCCTGAGAAAACCATACCAGACAGCAACAATGCTATAAAGAGAGAGAACACATATCTAGTCGACTTTCTGTTCAATGAGGATGAAGGGTTCATGAATTGTCAGAAGAATAAAGATGCAATCAAGAAACTTGCAAGTTACATTAAGTCCAAG AATCTGACTTCATATTACTTGCAAA ATTATGAAATTCCACGTACATACACATACCAGGTTGGAGAAAATTTTCCTTTCCCCACCAGAAGACACAGTGGACACAGATTCAGTGgagatttttggaaaaaaaatcgtGTTGCTTGTACTGTTTTTGCTGGTGTTGTCATTTGTGGCATTCTTCTGTGGATAATTCTAGATGTATTGTTTTGA
- the LOC564808 gene encoding uncharacterized protein isoform X2: MDKFIEDFQRRLHKEVYGLREVTILEHCGFIMYFCLITSRAGTDIDAAIRNLMLVQADKQVIIAVLYSAIDPEKTIPDSNNAIKRENTYLVDFLFNEDEGFMNCQKNKDAIKKLASYIKSKNLTSYYLQNLT; the protein is encoded by the exons ATGGATAAGTTCATAGAAGATTTTCAGAGACGTCTTCATAAGGAAGTATATGGCCTGAGGGAGGTCACTATCCTTGAGCATTGTGGTTTCATAATGTATTTCTGCCTCATTACTTCTCGTGCTGGAACTGACATTGATGCTGCAATCAGGAATCTTATGCTTGTGCAAG CTGACAAACAAGTCATCATTGCTGTGCTTTATTCTGCAATTGACCCTGAGAAAACCATACCAGACAGCAACAATGCTATAAAGAGAGAGAACACATATCTAGTCGACTTTCTGTTCAATGAGGATGAAGGGTTCATGAATTGTCAGAAGAATAAAGATGCAATCAAGAAACTTGCAAGTTACATTAAGTCCAAG AATCTGACTTCATATTACTTGCAAA ATTTAACTTAA